In one Bradyrhizobium cosmicum genomic region, the following are encoded:
- a CDS encoding ABC transporter substrate-binding protein has translation MVRHLPTLSIAMSVTSLALLLAQPATAETVTLGIGTQDTTTNTVTAGVVIRQLHLLEKYLPKDGKYSSIKFELEWQNFTSGPPVTNAMMANKLQIGMMGDYPLIVNGFTFDSNPESKSRLVGIAAYSLSGSGNGMVVHKDSPYYDLADLKGKLVSVPFGSAAHGMVLKAMQDRGYPADFFQLVSQSPEVGSTNLQEKKIDAHADFVPFAELLPFRGFARKIFDGVETNLPTFHGIVVRTDFAEKYPEVVVAYFKALIAANQWLRDDPKLAAEKIQEWTGINKEVVYIFLGPSGNMTTDPTVKPALVDAAATDVKVLQNLGRMKEFDPKKWVDDSYIRKAYAEMKLDYDAQLASTSNYEIKGEDAFCKKPITDARKAGEVWVEDAGILPFSSASCTLGAYADFKAKGKKINVAYVFDTTRGIKLFADQAFFAVGNGEVAPFLLKKDAEAHAARISGKVLGFDDAVKAAVGGGKT, from the coding sequence ATGGTCCGCCATCTTCCCACGCTCTCGATCGCGATGTCGGTGACGTCGCTGGCGCTCCTGCTCGCGCAGCCGGCTACGGCGGAAACCGTCACGCTCGGTATCGGAACGCAGGACACCACGACCAACACGGTGACGGCCGGCGTCGTCATCCGGCAGCTTCATCTTCTCGAGAAATATCTGCCGAAGGACGGCAAATATTCCAGCATCAAGTTCGAGCTGGAGTGGCAGAACTTTACGTCCGGCCCGCCCGTCACCAATGCCATGATGGCGAACAAGCTGCAGATCGGCATGATGGGCGACTATCCGCTGATCGTGAACGGCTTCACCTTCGACAGTAATCCCGAGAGCAAGAGCCGCCTGGTCGGCATTGCCGCCTACAGCCTGTCGGGCTCCGGCAACGGCATGGTGGTTCACAAGGACTCGCCATACTACGATCTCGCCGATCTCAAGGGCAAGCTCGTCAGCGTGCCCTTCGGCTCCGCCGCGCACGGCATGGTGCTGAAGGCGATGCAGGATCGCGGCTACCCCGCCGATTTCTTCCAGCTCGTCAGCCAGAGCCCGGAGGTTGGTTCGACCAACCTCCAGGAGAAGAAGATCGACGCGCATGCCGACTTCGTTCCTTTCGCCGAGCTCTTGCCGTTCCGCGGCTTCGCGCGAAAGATCTTCGACGGCGTCGAGACCAATCTGCCGACCTTCCACGGCATCGTGGTGCGCACCGATTTTGCCGAGAAATATCCCGAGGTCGTCGTTGCCTACTTCAAGGCGCTGATCGCCGCTAACCAGTGGCTGCGCGACGATCCCAAGCTCGCCGCCGAAAAGATCCAGGAATGGACCGGAATCAACAAGGAAGTCGTCTACATCTTCCTTGGACCTAGCGGCAACATGACGACAGATCCAACGGTCAAACCAGCGTTGGTCGATGCAGCCGCGACCGACGTCAAGGTCCTCCAGAACCTCGGCCGCATGAAGGAATTCGATCCGAAAAAGTGGGTCGACGACAGCTACATCCGCAAGGCCTATGCCGAGATGAAGCTCGACTACGATGCTCAGCTTGCGAGCACCAGCAATTACGAAATCAAAGGCGAAGACGCTTTCTGCAAGAAGCCGATCACCGATGCGCGCAAGGCCGGTGAGGTCTGGGTCGAGGACGCCGGCATCCTGCCGTTCTCGTCGGCGAGCTGCACCTTGGGGGCCTATGCCGACTTCAAAGCCAAGGGCAAGAAGATTAACGTCGCCTATGTCTTCGATACCACCCGCGGCATCAAGCTGTTCGCCGACCAGGCGTTCTTCGCGGTCGGCAATGGCGAGGTTGCGCCGTTCCTGCTGAAGAAGGACGCCGAAGCCCACGCCGCCAGGATCAGCGGCAAGGTGCTCGGCTTCGACGACGCGGTGAAGGCAGCAGTCGGCGGAGGCAAAACGTGA
- a CDS encoding YeiH family protein: MSQNQASTPADAKPATAASRIAALIPGILLCVLVAGVSALLERAELGVFEHSYVEALVMAILLGMALRSFWKPAPRWQSGIAFSAKQLLEVAVMLLGASISFAAIAASGIALLASIAAVVVVALCTSFGLGRLLGLSTRLSILIACGNSICGNSAIAAVAPIIGANNDEIASSISFTAILGVMIVLGLPLLIPLLQLTATQYGILAGLTVYAVPQVLAATVPAGLVATQIGTLVKLMRVLMLGPVVVGLSLAASRWQTGAKKTNVGFFRLVPWFILGFLALATLRSLEIVPGTVVGPVTKITSFLTVVSMAALGLGVDVRVLANVGGRVTAAVTLSLMLLLGISIALVHWFK; this comes from the coding sequence GTGTCGCAGAATCAAGCATCCACGCCGGCTGACGCCAAGCCGGCCACCGCCGCGAGCCGCATTGCGGCGCTGATTCCGGGCATTCTCCTGTGCGTTCTGGTCGCCGGCGTCTCGGCCTTGCTCGAGCGGGCGGAACTGGGCGTTTTCGAGCATTCCTATGTCGAGGCGCTGGTGATGGCGATCCTGCTCGGAATGGCACTCCGCAGCTTCTGGAAGCCGGCGCCGCGTTGGCAGTCCGGCATCGCTTTCAGCGCCAAACAGCTGCTCGAAGTCGCGGTCATGCTGCTTGGGGCCTCGATCAGCTTTGCCGCCATCGCGGCGTCGGGCATCGCGCTGCTGGCATCGATCGCCGCGGTCGTCGTGGTCGCGCTTTGCACGTCCTTCGGTCTCGGCCGGCTGCTCGGGCTGTCGACGCGGCTGTCGATCCTGATTGCCTGCGGCAATTCGATCTGCGGCAATTCGGCGATCGCGGCCGTGGCACCGATCATTGGCGCCAACAACGACGAGATCGCCTCATCGATTTCATTCACCGCGATCCTCGGCGTGATGATTGTGCTGGGGCTGCCGCTGTTGATTCCGCTGTTGCAGTTGACAGCTACACAATACGGCATCCTGGCAGGTCTGACCGTTTACGCGGTGCCGCAAGTGCTGGCGGCGACGGTGCCGGCGGGGCTCGTCGCCACGCAGATTGGCACGCTCGTGAAGTTGATGCGGGTGCTGATGCTCGGCCCGGTCGTCGTCGGCCTCTCGCTCGCCGCCTCGCGCTGGCAGACCGGCGCGAAGAAGACCAATGTCGGGTTTTTCCGTCTCGTCCCCTGGTTCATCCTCGGCTTCCTCGCGCTTGCGACCCTGCGATCGCTGGAGATCGTGCCTGGTACGGTGGTGGGGCCGGTGACGAAGATCACGAGTTTCCTGACCGTGGTGTCGATGGCTGCACTCGGCCTCGGCGTGGACGTGCGCGTGCTTGCCAATGTTGGCGGAAGGGTGACGGCTGCGGTCACGCTGTCACTGATGCTGCTGCTCGGCATCAGCATCGCGCTGGTGCATTGGTTTAAGTAA
- a CDS encoding Crp/Fnr family transcriptional regulator codes for MMLQAANVVRGAVPPIVRPAGGSSLLLTENQQWIGGPPPLMDKLTPREREQVLKQGRRKVLNRGQTLFSQGGKHDGIWLIESGRIRVFYTSPLGREITLAYWHVGNFVGGPEVFEGTVHQWSGVASSNCSVVHLPGKELRSLAVEIPSLAIGLIEGLTFKGKCYSALAQMLGTRSITQRLAHLLLHLVELYGVEDADGRVIAAAFTHADIAHMVGATRQWVTISLKRMQEKGIVVTKRSQIVVCRTDVLEEMRGQSGD; via the coding sequence ATGATGTTGCAGGCGGCCAATGTGGTTCGCGGGGCTGTTCCCCCGATAGTTCGCCCTGCAGGTGGTTCCTCGCTGCTGCTCACCGAGAACCAGCAATGGATCGGCGGGCCCCCGCCGCTGATGGACAAGCTGACGCCGCGCGAGCGGGAGCAGGTGTTGAAGCAGGGCCGCCGAAAGGTGCTCAACCGCGGCCAGACGCTGTTCAGCCAGGGCGGCAAGCATGACGGCATCTGGCTAATCGAAAGCGGCCGCATCCGTGTGTTCTACACCTCGCCGCTCGGGCGCGAGATCACCCTGGCCTACTGGCATGTCGGAAATTTCGTCGGCGGCCCCGAGGTGTTTGAAGGCACCGTGCATCAATGGTCCGGCGTCGCATCCAGCAATTGCAGCGTCGTGCACCTGCCAGGGAAGGAGCTGCGGTCGCTTGCTGTGGAGATCCCGAGTCTTGCCATCGGCCTGATCGAGGGCCTCACCTTCAAGGGCAAATGCTATTCGGCGCTGGCGCAGATGCTGGGAACGCGCTCGATCACGCAACGCCTCGCGCATCTGCTGCTGCATCTCGTCGAGCTCTACGGTGTCGAGGACGCTGACGGCCGGGTGATTGCTGCCGCCTTCACCCATGCCGACATCGCCCACATGGTCGGCGCTACCCGGCAATGGGTCACGATCAGCCTGAAGCGGATGCAGGAGAAGGGAATCGTCGTGACCAAGCGCTCGCAGATCGTGGTGTGCCGGACCGACGTGCTGGAAGAGATGCGCGGCCAGAGCGGCGATTAG
- a CDS encoding ABC transporter ATP-binding protein, translated as MSEMLANPPKGHIEVRNFSLSYDSIEGPVQAVTDTQIHVRPGEFVSIVGPSGCGKSTLLNAVAGFLKPTTGVVTVDGERVNGPSAERGMVFQQYSLFPWKTVRENVEFGLKMRGMPRSQRERAARTLLGLAGLEAFEKHYPEKLSGGMKQRVGIVRALATGPKVLLLDEPFGALDAQTRVIMQQILTNMWQRLKISVLFVTHDIDEAIFLSDRVYCMTARPGSIKAEIPIPLERPRQQAMMMSSEFLALRRGLMSLIREESIKAMGGEITDLGMQGLNIELQGHSLADVI; from the coding sequence ATGAGCGAGATGCTTGCAAACCCGCCGAAGGGCCACATCGAGGTCAGGAATTTTTCCCTCAGCTATGACAGTATCGAGGGACCGGTCCAGGCCGTCACCGATACGCAAATCCATGTGAGGCCGGGCGAGTTCGTTTCGATCGTCGGACCTTCCGGCTGCGGAAAGTCGACGTTGCTCAATGCGGTCGCGGGCTTCCTCAAGCCGACGACCGGCGTCGTTACCGTCGACGGCGAGCGTGTGAACGGCCCCAGTGCCGAGCGCGGCATGGTGTTCCAGCAATATTCGCTGTTTCCCTGGAAGACGGTGCGGGAGAATGTCGAGTTTGGCCTGAAGATGCGCGGCATGCCGCGCTCGCAGCGCGAACGCGCTGCGCGCACGCTGCTGGGGCTCGCAGGGCTCGAGGCCTTCGAGAAGCATTATCCGGAAAAACTCTCCGGCGGCATGAAGCAGCGCGTCGGCATCGTCCGCGCGCTCGCGACGGGGCCCAAAGTGCTGCTGCTGGACGAGCCTTTCGGCGCGCTCGACGCGCAGACGCGCGTCATCATGCAGCAGATTCTCACCAACATGTGGCAGCGACTGAAGATCTCGGTGCTGTTCGTGACCCACGACATCGATGAAGCGATCTTCCTCTCCGACCGCGTCTACTGCATGACCGCCCGCCCCGGCTCGATCAAAGCAGAGATCCCGATCCCGCTGGAGCGACCACGGCAGCAAGCGATGATGATGTCGTCGGAGTTCCTGGCACTACGCCGCGGACTGATGTCACTGATCCGCGAGGAAAGCATCAAGGCGATGGGCGGTGAGATCACCGATCTGGGCATGCAGGGGCTGAACATCGAGCTGCAGGGGCATTCGCTGGCGGACGTGATTTAG
- a CDS encoding branched-chain amino acid ABC transporter permease, protein MTELEAGRAETLAPVRDGAALYRYRDVLIALVAFAVLASLPLLSGSKALLDFVIRCSAYGLFATSLNLLVGYTGLTSFGHGMFFGLGAYSFGLIMQKLGVPIPVAFVATLAITAVIAAVIGAICVRLKEIYFAFVTLAFQMLIHSTILSWASFTGGDQGLRGGIPRPAFLGINLANHVHLYIASCALLILGLLAMRQIAQSPFGYTLRMIRDNAARASFLGIDVWRAKLTVFVLAALFASMGGMVMALFVSGAYPEFAYWTISGEGIFINMLGGVSTFLGPMVGTVLLLLLNDTVTRFTEYHGIVLGVVILFFALGLRKGLLDFVAEWFAHRRDASEGR, encoded by the coding sequence ATGACCGAGCTCGAGGCCGGACGCGCCGAGACGCTGGCGCCGGTGCGCGATGGCGCGGCATTGTATCGCTATCGCGACGTCCTGATCGCGCTGGTCGCCTTCGCGGTTCTCGCGAGCCTGCCGCTGTTGTCAGGCAGCAAGGCGCTGCTCGATTTCGTCATCCGCTGCTCTGCCTACGGCCTGTTCGCGACCTCGCTCAACCTGCTGGTCGGCTATACCGGGCTGACCTCGTTCGGCCACGGCATGTTTTTCGGCCTTGGCGCCTACAGCTTCGGCCTGATCATGCAGAAGCTAGGCGTGCCGATTCCCGTGGCTTTCGTCGCGACGCTGGCGATCACGGCCGTGATCGCAGCCGTCATCGGCGCGATCTGCGTACGACTGAAGGAGATCTATTTTGCCTTTGTGACGCTCGCCTTCCAGATGCTGATCCACTCGACAATTTTGTCATGGGCCTCCTTTACCGGCGGCGATCAAGGCCTGCGCGGCGGTATTCCGCGTCCCGCATTCCTCGGCATCAATCTCGCCAACCACGTCCATCTCTACATCGCGAGCTGCGCGCTGCTGATCCTCGGCCTGCTCGCGATGCGCCAGATTGCGCAATCGCCGTTCGGCTACACCCTGCGCATGATCCGCGACAACGCCGCGCGCGCGAGCTTCCTCGGCATCGACGTCTGGCGCGCCAAGCTCACCGTCTTCGTGCTGGCGGCGCTGTTCGCCTCGATGGGCGGCATGGTGATGGCGTTGTTCGTCTCCGGTGCCTATCCGGAGTTCGCCTACTGGACGATCTCGGGCGAGGGCATTTTCATCAACATGCTCGGCGGCGTCTCGACCTTCCTCGGACCGATGGTCGGCACGGTGTTGCTGCTGCTGCTCAATGACACCGTGACGCGCTTCACCGAATATCACGGCATCGTGCTCGGCGTGGTCATCCTGTTCTTCGCGCTCGGCCTGCGCAAAGGCCTGCTCGATTTCGTCGCCGAATGGTTCGCGCATCGGCGCGATGCGAGCGAGGGGCGCTAG
- a CDS encoding ABC transporter ATP-binding protein, with the protein MLEIRNLAKSFGGVKATNDVSLDFPDGSLTAVIGPNGAGKSTFFNLITGALKPDSGQVLLDGVDLAGRSPPEIVRHGIGRAFQVASIFKSLTVQETMLAAVSADQRTSAVLHKRFPLPETRDRAEHVMELLGLASKRHRTAATLSHGDQKLLDIALALVLEPKVLLLDEPTAGMGPEERWRMIDKVRELWETQKITVVFIEHDMDIVFKIAPKIVVLCYGRILATGTPDEIRNNSAVIEAYLGTEHAGAAA; encoded by the coding sequence ATGCTTGAGATTCGCAACCTCGCAAAATCCTTCGGCGGCGTGAAGGCCACCAACGACGTCTCGCTCGACTTTCCCGACGGCTCGCTCACGGCCGTGATCGGCCCCAACGGTGCGGGCAAGAGCACCTTCTTCAATCTCATCACCGGCGCGCTGAAGCCGGATTCCGGCCAGGTGCTGCTCGACGGCGTCGATCTCGCCGGCCGCTCGCCGCCGGAGATCGTGCGCCACGGCATCGGGCGTGCCTTCCAGGTCGCCAGTATCTTCAAATCGCTGACGGTGCAGGAGACCATGCTGGCTGCCGTCAGCGCCGACCAGCGGACGTCAGCGGTGCTGCACAAGCGCTTTCCGCTGCCGGAAACGCGCGACCGCGCCGAGCATGTGATGGAGCTGCTTGGCCTCGCGAGCAAACGCCATCGCACGGCTGCGACGCTGTCGCACGGCGACCAGAAGCTGCTCGATATTGCCCTTGCGCTGGTGCTCGAACCCAAGGTGCTGCTGCTGGACGAGCCGACCGCAGGCATGGGTCCGGAAGAGCGCTGGCGCATGATCGACAAGGTGCGCGAGCTCTGGGAGACGCAGAAGATCACCGTCGTCTTCATCGAGCACGACATGGACATTGTGTTCAAGATCGCGCCCAAGATCGTCGTGCTCTGCTATGGCCGTATTCTGGCAACCGGGACACCCGACGAGATCCGCAACAACAGTGCGGTGATCGAGGCCTATCTCGGCACCGAGCATGCGGGAGCCGCCGCATGA
- a CDS encoding ABC transporter permease — MPATAIAEAGSVPATTPQATPPSFGTLALRWYRLNRAGLRATAIGIISLLAFLLAWHLLTTYRVVFFVRFTNVPSPLAVYASFTKAIHDPKFLLHIALSCRRILVGFSLAAIIGVPLGLIMGRFKLVHEIVFPVAEVLRPIPAIAWVPMAIMLWPTNEQSIVFITFLGSFFPILINTLHGMSLVDPVLVRAAQCLGARERSIFRDVYFPASLPHIFTGLTVGMGVAWVSLIAAEMISGQYGIGYFTWEAYSLVQYADIALGMIAIGVLGLGSSLLIRGAGQLVMPWRST, encoded by the coding sequence ATGCCGGCAACAGCAATCGCCGAGGCGGGCTCCGTGCCCGCCACCACACCACAAGCGACACCGCCCTCGTTCGGTACGCTTGCGCTGCGCTGGTACCGGCTCAACCGGGCGGGGCTGCGCGCGACCGCAATCGGCATCATCTCGCTGCTCGCTTTCCTGCTGGCCTGGCACCTGCTCACGACCTATCGCGTCGTGTTCTTCGTACGCTTCACCAACGTACCCTCGCCGCTGGCGGTCTATGCGAGCTTCACCAAGGCGATCCACGATCCAAAATTCCTGCTGCACATCGCCTTGAGCTGCCGGCGTATCCTGGTCGGCTTCTCGCTCGCGGCGATCATCGGCGTGCCGCTTGGCCTCATCATGGGCCGCTTCAAGCTCGTACATGAGATCGTCTTTCCGGTTGCGGAGGTGCTGCGGCCGATCCCGGCGATCGCCTGGGTGCCGATGGCGATCATGCTGTGGCCGACCAACGAGCAGAGCATCGTCTTCATCACCTTCCTAGGCTCGTTCTTCCCGATCCTGATCAATACTCTGCACGGCATGTCGCTGGTCGACCCCGTTCTGGTGCGTGCCGCGCAATGCCTCGGCGCGCGCGAGCGATCGATCTTCCGCGACGTGTATTTTCCGGCCTCGCTGCCGCATATCTTTACCGGTCTCACCGTCGGCATGGGCGTGGCCTGGGTATCGCTTATCGCCGCCGAGATGATCTCCGGTCAGTACGGCATCGGTTACTTCACCTGGGAGGCCTATTCGCTGGTCCAGTACGCCGACATCGCACTCGGCATGATCGCGATCGGCGTATTGGGCCTCGGATCGAGCCTGCTCATCAGGGGCGCGGGACAATTGGTGATGCCGTGGAGGTCGACATGA
- a CDS encoding ABC transporter ATP-binding protein yields the protein MSAAIIEVSDLDVYYGTSQILFGVGLSVRQGETMALLGRNGAGKSTTMKAIMGLAPPRRGRVSLRGAVISGQRPHHIARAGLGFVPEDRQIFPEHTVEDNLAIGRKKGPEGQDEWPIKRIYEVFPLLEPLRHRIAGRLSGGEQQMLAIARTLMGNPALLLLDEPSEGLAPIIVQRIGELLRQLRQLGSTVLIAEQNMHFCLGLASHATVIDKGQIVYAAGIDELKANDAIRRRYLAL from the coding sequence ATGAGCGCAGCCATCATCGAAGTCTCCGATCTCGACGTCTATTACGGCACCAGCCAGATCCTGTTCGGTGTCGGCCTGTCGGTGCGGCAGGGCGAGACGATGGCGCTGCTTGGCCGCAATGGCGCCGGCAAATCCACCACCATGAAGGCGATCATGGGGCTGGCGCCGCCGCGTCGCGGCAGAGTGAGCCTTCGCGGCGCGGTGATCTCCGGCCAGAGGCCACACCATATCGCGCGCGCCGGCCTCGGCTTCGTGCCGGAGGATCGCCAGATCTTTCCCGAGCACACGGTCGAGGACAACCTCGCCATCGGTCGCAAGAAGGGGCCGGAGGGCCAGGACGAATGGCCGATCAAACGCATCTATGAGGTCTTTCCGCTGCTCGAGCCGCTGCGCCACCGCATCGCGGGGCGGCTGTCCGGCGGCGAGCAGCAGATGCTCGCGATCGCCCGCACGCTGATGGGCAATCCCGCGCTGTTACTCCTGGACGAGCCGAGCGAGGGGCTTGCCCCGATCATTGTGCAGCGGATCGGGGAGCTGCTGCGGCAGCTTCGCCAACTCGGGTCGACTGTGCTGATCGCGGAGCAGAACATGCATTTCTGCCTGGGGCTGGCGAGCCATGCCACCGTCATCGACAAGGGCCAGATTGTCTACGCCGCCGGAATCGACGAGCTGAAGGCCAACGACGCGATCCGGCGCCGCTATCTGGCCCTGTAA
- a CDS encoding branched-chain amino acid ABC transporter permease — MDLDALAGCLTSSSCLVTQTTSGLIIGMLLFLVAVGLTLIFGVLKVVNFSHGAFYMFGAYFAMTAYQLTGSFALAMLAGAAGTAILGLIFERVFMSRVYGADVLMQLLVCYAFVLIFDDVVRLIWGPEFRSMGMPAAFQVMPLFIAGGVVPPYYLLLIGVALVAAIVLGIGLSRSRIGKVIRAAAHNPGMVSALGINTGLIYGGVFALGGMLAGLAGALAAPVRSLTPGMGFSVLIESFIVTVIGGMGSILGALIGALLLGLIRSYGSLGFPLFTEGLMYLFMVIVLVSKPTGLFGKEAA; from the coding sequence GTGGATCTCGACGCGCTTGCCGGCTGCCTCACCAGTTCCTCCTGCCTGGTGACGCAAACCACCAGCGGCCTCATCATCGGCATGCTGCTGTTCCTGGTCGCGGTCGGGCTGACGCTGATCTTCGGCGTGCTCAAGGTCGTCAATTTCAGCCACGGCGCCTTCTATATGTTCGGCGCCTATTTTGCGATGACGGCCTATCAGCTCACCGGGAGCTTTGCGCTGGCGATGCTGGCGGGCGCAGCGGGCACCGCGATCCTCGGCCTGATCTTCGAGCGCGTCTTCATGAGCCGCGTCTACGGCGCCGACGTGCTGATGCAGCTTCTCGTCTGCTATGCGTTCGTGCTGATCTTCGACGACGTCGTGCGCCTGATCTGGGGCCCGGAATTCAGGTCGATGGGCATGCCGGCGGCGTTCCAGGTGATGCCGCTGTTCATCGCCGGGGGCGTCGTGCCGCCTTATTATCTGCTGCTGATCGGCGTCGCGCTGGTGGCGGCCATCGTGCTCGGCATCGGATTGTCGCGCAGCCGCATCGGCAAGGTGATCCGCGCGGCCGCGCACAATCCCGGCATGGTGTCGGCGCTCGGTATCAATACCGGCCTGATCTATGGCGGCGTGTTCGCACTCGGCGGTATGCTGGCAGGCTTGGCCGGCGCGCTTGCCGCACCGGTGCGGTCGCTGACGCCCGGGATGGGATTTTCGGTGCTGATCGAATCCTTCATCGTCACGGTGATCGGCGGCATGGGCTCGATCCTGGGTGCGCTGATCGGCGCGTTGCTGCTCGGCCTCATCAGGTCTTACGGCTCGCTCGGCTTTCCCCTGTTCACGGAAGGCTTGATGTACCTGTTCATGGTGATCGTGCTGGTCTCAAAGCCCACCGGCCTGTTCGGCAAGGAGGCGGCATGA
- a CDS encoding ABC transporter substrate-binding protein: MTRTRTPGISRRSTLALMGAGAMSVAAPWVARAQAKTIKIGMPTILSGRVAQLGTSSRNAVMLEVEKVNAAGGLAGRQIEMVIRDSKGQPQEAARVARELVNTDGCEWLIDGEASSGSFAVHEVARDLGVLCVHTCSEASSLTADPKQHIPNAFRCVRQGIHDSIVGGSYAAAISKAKGLKKWATCSPDYAYGRDTTGEFTLYLKRFAPDVEIISESWPKLFQPDYTEVVTKILQAKPQALYSCLWGGDLTSYIDQANIYAMFGQMEVFAVNMADYTALTVVKNLPKGIHSGNRYIKTFPATPENAAWGDAYKAKYNEYPTNWSWQNATAVMFLAEAAKKANSTDGKKIAETLKGLTIKCPFGADGTVTMRGDDHTLVGYAIGWGTTIPQEPYVPEVKAGDWKTIFELEAEWKKSKGYT; this comes from the coding sequence ATGACGAGAACCCGCACGCCGGGCATCAGCCGCCGTTCAACGCTGGCGCTGATGGGCGCCGGTGCGATGAGTGTTGCCGCGCCGTGGGTGGCGCGGGCCCAAGCCAAGACCATCAAGATCGGCATGCCGACAATTCTGTCGGGCCGCGTCGCGCAGCTCGGCACGTCGTCGCGAAATGCGGTGATGCTCGAGGTCGAGAAGGTCAACGCGGCCGGCGGCCTCGCCGGCCGGCAGATCGAGATGGTGATCCGCGATTCCAAAGGCCAACCGCAGGAAGCCGCCCGCGTCGCGCGCGAGCTCGTCAACACCGATGGTTGCGAGTGGCTGATCGATGGTGAGGCCTCGTCCGGATCGTTCGCGGTCCACGAGGTAGCGCGCGATCTCGGCGTGCTCTGCGTTCACACCTGCTCGGAAGCGTCCTCACTCACCGCCGATCCCAAGCAGCACATCCCGAACGCGTTCCGCTGCGTGCGCCAGGGCATTCACGATTCCATCGTCGGCGGCAGCTACGCCGCCGCGATCTCCAAGGCCAAGGGCCTGAAGAAATGGGCGACCTGTTCGCCGGACTATGCCTATGGCCGCGATACCACCGGCGAGTTCACGCTGTACCTGAAGCGCTTCGCGCCCGATGTCGAGATCATCAGCGAGTCCTGGCCGAAGCTGTTCCAGCCCGACTACACCGAGGTGGTGACCAAGATTCTGCAGGCCAAACCGCAGGCGCTGTACTCCTGCCTGTGGGGTGGCGATCTCACCTCCTACATCGACCAGGCCAACATCTACGCGATGTTCGGCCAGATGGAGGTGTTCGCGGTCAACATGGCGGACTACACCGCGCTCACCGTCGTGAAGAACCTGCCCAAGGGCATCCACTCCGGCAACCGCTACATCAAGACCTTCCCGGCCACGCCAGAGAACGCGGCCTGGGGCGACGCCTACAAGGCGAAGTACAACGAGTACCCGACCAACTGGTCGTGGCAGAACGCGACCGCCGTGATGTTCCTCGCCGAAGCCGCGAAGAAGGCGAATTCCACCGACGGCAAGAAGATTGCGGAGACATTGAAGGGTCTCACCATCAAGTGCCCGTTCGGCGCCGACGGCACCGTGACGATGCGCGGCGACGACCACACGCTGGTCGGCTACGCGATCGGCTGGGGCACCACGATCCCGCAGGAACCTTATGTGCCAGAGGTCAAGGCCGGCGACTGGAAGACGATCTTCGAGTTAGAGGCCGAGTGGAAGAAGAGCAAGGGTTACACCTGA